The Thiogranum longum genome includes a region encoding these proteins:
- a CDS encoding MFS transporter, translated as MADQREICFVNETTPPDQSMTRAEARTAASMAGIYALRMLGLFMILPVFALYSEHLEGATPALAGLAIGIYGMTQAFLQIPFGLLSDRIGRKPVIVFGLLVFALGSVMAASADTIWGVIAGRAMQGAGAIAAAVMALTADLVREEHRVKAMAIIGMSIGASFAVAMVLGPLLNSWIGVPGIFWLTAVLALGGIAVILLIVPNPVVSRVRRDAEAVPEQFTSVLRNPQLLRLDAGIFSLHLILTASFVVLPLALRDLAGLDASRHWEVYLPVLLLSLPMAVPFIIQAEKHQRMKQVFVVSVIVVALAELVLFRFHNQVLAIGIGLFIFYSAFNLLEALLPSLIAKMAPPDSKGTAMGFYSSAQFFGAFVGGTVGGWLHGRFGLSSVFLFCAVVALAWLVLALGMEAPGYLNTRLLRIGALDPDAARQLARRITAVPGVAEVVVIAEDEVAYLKVDPRLLDEDVLDAVVENRG; from the coding sequence ATGGCTGACCAAAGGGAAATCTGTTTTGTGAACGAGACCACGCCCCCTGACCAGAGCATGACCCGGGCGGAGGCGCGTACCGCTGCCTCCATGGCGGGCATCTATGCCTTACGGATGCTGGGGTTGTTCATGATCCTGCCGGTTTTTGCCCTGTACTCCGAGCACCTGGAGGGTGCAACGCCGGCTTTGGCCGGTCTGGCGATCGGTATCTACGGCATGACCCAGGCTTTCCTGCAGATTCCGTTCGGATTGTTGTCGGATCGTATCGGACGCAAGCCGGTAATAGTGTTCGGTTTGCTGGTGTTTGCCCTTGGTAGTGTCATGGCGGCCAGTGCCGACACGATCTGGGGCGTTATTGCAGGGCGCGCCATGCAGGGTGCCGGTGCGATTGCCGCTGCCGTCATGGCGCTCACGGCGGATCTTGTCCGCGAGGAACACCGGGTCAAGGCCATGGCCATTATCGGTATGAGCATCGGCGCATCATTTGCCGTTGCCATGGTGCTGGGGCCGTTACTGAATAGCTGGATAGGGGTGCCGGGAATTTTCTGGCTGACGGCTGTGCTGGCGCTGGGAGGTATTGCAGTTATCCTGCTGATCGTGCCAAACCCGGTGGTTTCGAGAGTGCGACGCGATGCCGAAGCGGTACCCGAACAGTTTACCAGCGTGTTGCGCAACCCGCAGCTACTGCGGCTGGATGCCGGCATTTTCTCGCTCCACCTGATCCTGACCGCCAGTTTCGTGGTGTTGCCACTGGCATTGCGTGACCTGGCCGGGCTGGATGCGTCAAGGCATTGGGAAGTCTATCTGCCGGTATTACTGCTTTCTCTGCCAATGGCGGTGCCTTTTATTATCCAGGCCGAGAAGCATCAACGGATGAAGCAGGTCTTCGTTGTCTCGGTCATCGTTGTGGCGCTGGCAGAACTCGTCCTGTTCAGGTTTCATAACCAGGTGTTGGCAATAGGTATTGGATTGTTCATCTTTTATTCAGCATTTAATTTGCTCGAGGCCCTGTTGCCCTCGCTGATCGCCAAGATGGCGCCGCCGGACAGCAAAGGGACTGCCATGGGCTTCTATTCCAGCGCCCAGTTCTTCGGTGCCTTTGTCGGTGGTACGGTCGGGGGGTGGTTACACGGACGCTTCGGCCTGTCTTCGGTGTTTCTGTTCTGTGCGGTTGTGGCGCTGGCGTGGCTGGTGCTGGCTTTGGGGATGGAAGCGCCGGGATACCTGAACACCCGCTTACTCAGAATCGGGGCGCTGGACCCGGATGCGGCCCGGCAGCTTGCCCGGCGCATTACTGCAGTGCCAGGCGTGGCTGAGGTGGTAGTGATTGCCGAAGACGAGGTCGCCTACCTGAAAGTTGACCCACGACTGCTCGACGAGGATGTACTGGATGCTGTCGTCGAGAACCGGGGCTGA
- the ssb gene encoding single-stranded DNA-binding protein has product MARGVNKVILVGNLGADPEVKYMPNGNAVANVTLATSETWKDKQSGENKEKTEWHRVVFFRRLAEIAGEYLKKGSQVYIEGKLQTRKWQDKNGNDRYTTEIIANEMQMLGGRGGGGSADFGGASASQSAPAAAPAAAGGGDFDDDIPF; this is encoded by the coding sequence ATGGCAAGAGGCGTAAACAAGGTCATTCTGGTGGGTAATCTGGGCGCTGACCCGGAAGTGAAATACATGCCTAACGGCAATGCGGTAGCGAATGTCACGCTGGCAACCAGCGAAACCTGGAAAGACAAACAGAGTGGTGAGAACAAGGAAAAGACCGAGTGGCATCGCGTCGTGTTCTTCCGTCGGCTGGCCGAGATTGCCGGTGAATACCTTAAGAAAGGTTCACAGGTATATATTGAGGGCAAGCTGCAGACTCGCAAGTGGCAGGACAAGAATGGTAACGATCGCTATACCACCGAAATTATTGCCAACGAGATGCAAATGCTTGGCGGACGTGGTGGTGGAGGCAGTGCAGACTTCGGTGGTGCATCGGCTTCACAGTCGGCACCTGCTGCTGCGCCTGCGGCAGCAGGCGGAGGTGACTTCGATGATGATATTCCGTTCTGA
- a CDS encoding MBL fold metallo-hydrolase — MEIKAFFDTRTSTLTYVVYDPSSKDAVIIDTVLDYDPVGSKVWTESVDKILAFLDGNTLTPHFVLETHAHADHLSGAQMIREAYPEAQVAIGERITIVQDVFKKELNLPDTFLTDGSQFDRLLKENETVQAGTLNFSVIFTPGHTPACATYRFGDAIFTGDTLFMPDGGTGRCDFPAGSAKDMYHSITQKLYTLPDETRVFVGHDYQPNGRELDFETTIGEQKRNNINLNEGMSEEEFIRFRNERDKELSAPKLLYQSIQVNVDAGSLPKSEANGKRFLKIPINIFRPDTSAESLELDKVG, encoded by the coding sequence ATGGAAATAAAGGCCTTTTTTGATACCCGCACGTCCACATTGACCTACGTGGTCTATGACCCGTCCAGCAAGGATGCCGTCATTATCGACACGGTGCTTGACTACGACCCCGTTGGATCAAAAGTCTGGACCGAGTCAGTTGATAAAATCCTGGCTTTCCTTGACGGGAATACGCTGACGCCACATTTCGTTCTGGAAACCCATGCACATGCCGACCACCTGTCAGGCGCGCAGATGATCAGGGAGGCTTATCCTGAAGCGCAGGTTGCTATCGGGGAACGCATTACTATCGTTCAGGACGTCTTCAAGAAAGAACTCAACTTGCCGGATACCTTCCTCACTGACGGCAGCCAGTTTGACCGCCTGCTCAAGGAAAACGAAACAGTGCAGGCCGGCACACTCAACTTCTCGGTCATCTTTACGCCGGGGCATACCCCTGCCTGCGCCACTTATCGTTTCGGTGACGCCATCTTTACCGGCGACACCCTGTTCATGCCGGATGGCGGTACAGGTCGCTGCGACTTCCCCGCAGGCAGCGCAAAAGACATGTATCACTCTATTACGCAGAAGCTATATACGCTGCCGGATGAAACACGCGTATTCGTGGGACATGACTACCAGCCAAACGGACGCGAGCTGGACTTTGAAACAACCATTGGCGAACAGAAAAGAAACAATATCAATCTGAACGAAGGTATGAGTGAAGAGGAATTCATTCGCTTCCGGAACGAACGCGACAAGGAGCTCAGCGCCCCGAAACTGCTTTATCAAAGTATCCAGGTGAATGTCGATGCCGGCTCATTGCCGAAAAGCGAAGCCAACGGCAAACGTTTCCTGAAGATACCGATTAACATCTTCCGCCCCGATACCAGTGCTGAAAGCCTGGAACTCGACAAGGTCGGCTGA
- the mraZ gene encoding division/cell wall cluster transcriptional repressor MraZ, translated as MFRGGSTVKLDAKGRLALPTRYRGEIGERYEGRLVVTVHDDGCLLLYPQPEWEQIEHRLINTPNLDRRTRDMQRMLVGYATEVEMDGNGRILLTPRLRDFAELDKAVALVGVGKKFEIWNDETWMNIGSSWKGRAEDSDKPSPLESLTL; from the coding sequence GTGTTTCGAGGTGGTAGCACAGTCAAGCTCGATGCCAAGGGGCGGTTGGCCTTGCCAACCCGTTACCGCGGCGAAATCGGTGAACGCTACGAGGGCCGCCTGGTGGTGACGGTTCACGATGATGGCTGCCTGTTGCTTTATCCCCAGCCCGAGTGGGAGCAAATCGAACACCGTCTTATCAATACCCCGAACCTGGATCGCCGTACGCGCGACATGCAGCGTATGTTGGTCGGTTATGCCACAGAAGTCGAGATGGACGGAAATGGCCGTATTCTACTGACGCCGCGCCTGCGCGATTTTGCCGAGCTGGACAAGGCGGTAGCACTGGTGGGCGTAGGCAAGAAATTTGAAATCTGGAATGACGAAACCTGGATGAATATCGGTAGTAGCTGGAAGGGGCGTGCAGAAGACAGTGACAAGCCGTCCCCTCTTGAATCGCTGACGTTGTAA
- the rsmH gene encoding 16S rRNA (cytosine(1402)-N(4))-methyltransferase RsmH: MSHQHQPVLLAQVLDALRVKPDGLYIDGTFGRGGHAAALLEKLGPEGRLLAFDKDPDALAFAASRFSGEARLLMREGSFDNLASEVSALGWQGRVDGIMLDLGVSSPQLDDAARGFSFMQAGPLDMRMNPQAGPSAAKWLAQAPEQQIADVLWKYGEERFSRRIARAIVNTRDESPITTTLQLASLIQSAAPGRERHKHPATRSFQAIRIFINRELEDLEAVLPQAVEVLAPGGRLAVISFHSLEDRIVKRFIREQHRGPQLPPDFPVIPEGYAPKLKPVGKQIRADEAEININPRARSAVLRVAERIV, translated from the coding sequence ATGAGTCACCAGCATCAGCCGGTACTGTTGGCACAGGTACTGGACGCACTCCGGGTGAAACCGGATGGCCTCTATATAGATGGAACCTTTGGACGTGGCGGACATGCGGCAGCGCTTCTGGAAAAGCTCGGCCCCGAAGGGAGGCTTCTGGCCTTCGACAAGGATCCTGACGCTCTGGCTTTTGCGGCCAGCCGGTTTTCCGGCGAGGCGCGGTTACTGATGCGCGAAGGCAGCTTTGACAACCTGGCGAGCGAAGTGTCAGCCCTTGGCTGGCAGGGGCGAGTGGATGGAATCATGCTGGATCTTGGTGTGTCGTCACCGCAGCTCGATGACGCCGCGCGCGGTTTCAGCTTCATGCAGGCGGGACCCCTGGATATGCGTATGAACCCGCAGGCAGGCCCCAGTGCAGCCAAGTGGCTGGCGCAGGCGCCGGAACAGCAAATTGCCGATGTGCTGTGGAAGTACGGCGAGGAGCGGTTTTCGCGCCGTATTGCGCGTGCGATTGTGAACACTCGTGACGAGTCACCAATTACGACCACACTGCAGCTCGCCAGTCTGATTCAGTCAGCCGCCCCCGGCCGCGAACGTCACAAGCACCCTGCAACACGCAGCTTCCAGGCAATACGTATTTTCATTAACCGGGAGCTGGAAGACCTTGAGGCCGTTTTGCCGCAGGCAGTCGAGGTGCTGGCACCCGGTGGGCGGCTGGCGGTGATCAGCTTCCATTCGCTCGAGGATCGTATCGTTAAGCGGTTTATCCGCGAGCAGCACCGTGGTCCACAGCTGCCACCGGACTTCCCGGTGATCCCGGAAGGTTATGCGCCGAAGCTGAAGCCGGTAGGCAAGCAGATTCGTGCTGATGAAGCTGAAATTAATATCAACCCACGCGCTCGCAGCGCGGTATTGCGTGTAGCAGAGCGAATCGTATGA
- the ftsL gene encoding cell division protein FtsL has translation MRALLFPVLLVAVIVSAMSAAWSRHESRKLFNQLQQLEGERDAMNVEWGQLQLEQSTYTTHGKIESAARERLGMHIPGAQQVMILKP, from the coding sequence ATGAGGGCGTTGCTTTTCCCTGTGTTGCTGGTTGCGGTAATTGTAAGTGCCATGAGTGCTGCCTGGTCGCGGCATGAAAGCCGCAAACTGTTCAACCAGCTGCAACAGCTTGAGGGTGAGCGCGACGCCATGAATGTGGAATGGGGGCAGTTACAGCTTGAGCAAAGTACATATACCACGCACGGCAAGATCGAATCGGCTGCGCGGGAACGGCTGGGGATGCATATACCCGGTGCACAACAGGTGATGATCCTGAAACCATGA
- a CDS encoding peptidoglycan D,D-transpeptidase FtsI family protein: MTRKPHISRARRFVLIGLMLVGFSVLAGRSAQLQLVDEAFLQEQGDARHLRIVPVPAHRGMITDRNGEPLAISTPVKSVWVNPQELVASPSKMSRVAQLLALDVDKLQRLIGQRKDREFVYLRRHVAPDRAQQVMALGVHGIYLQREYRRYYPAGEVAGHLVGFTNVDDRGQEGLELAYDEWLTGEPGAKRVIKDGQRKIVEDVENIRSAHPGRDLSLSIDRRIQYLAYRELKAAVTQHHARSGSVVVLDNHTGEVLALVNQPSFNPNNRKRLKPGKLRNRAVTDVFEPGSTMKPFVIAAALQTGKYRADTQINTSPGMFQVGVHTIRDMHDYGVLDMTGVIRKSSNVAASKIALSLEPETLWGFLSEAGFGVSTGSGFPGEADGHMANYHRWRDIERATLAYGYGLSVTAMQLAQAYSVFANDGYRVPVTLLKREQKPLREVVYSPGVARSVRGMMEAVVHKGGTAPKAAVPGYRVAGKTGTVHKSIAGGYAEDKYISVFAGMAPASKPELVIAVVINEPRNGEHFGGLVAGPAFSRIMAGALRLLNVTPDDIQLLHTQRDRQGGPT, encoded by the coding sequence ATGACGCGCAAACCACATATCAGTCGGGCGAGACGGTTCGTTTTAATCGGGCTTATGCTGGTTGGCTTCTCTGTGCTTGCAGGGCGTAGTGCCCAGCTGCAGCTGGTCGATGAGGCTTTCCTCCAGGAGCAAGGTGATGCGCGTCATTTGCGCATCGTGCCGGTGCCTGCGCACAGGGGCATGATTACAGATCGTAACGGTGAGCCGCTGGCCATCAGTACGCCGGTGAAGTCGGTATGGGTTAACCCTCAGGAGCTTGTTGCTTCGCCCAGCAAGATGTCGCGGGTGGCGCAGTTACTGGCGCTGGATGTGGACAAGCTGCAGCGTCTGATTGGCCAACGCAAGGATCGTGAGTTTGTTTACCTGCGTCGACATGTTGCACCTGATCGGGCGCAGCAGGTTATGGCGCTGGGCGTACATGGCATTTATCTGCAGCGTGAATACCGTCGTTATTACCCGGCAGGTGAGGTAGCCGGTCACCTGGTCGGTTTTACCAATGTGGATGATCGTGGTCAGGAAGGACTGGAGCTGGCTTATGACGAATGGCTTACAGGTGAGCCGGGGGCCAAGCGTGTGATCAAGGATGGCCAGCGTAAGATTGTCGAGGATGTGGAGAATATACGTTCTGCGCACCCGGGTCGTGATCTGTCGCTGAGCATCGATCGTCGTATCCAGTACCTGGCCTATCGTGAGCTGAAGGCAGCCGTCACCCAGCATCATGCCCGATCAGGATCGGTAGTTGTGCTCGACAATCATACGGGCGAGGTGCTGGCCCTGGTCAATCAACCCTCTTTCAACCCGAACAATCGCAAGCGCCTGAAACCGGGAAAGCTTCGCAATCGCGCCGTTACCGATGTCTTCGAGCCGGGATCGACAATGAAGCCGTTTGTTATCGCGGCTGCTTTGCAGACCGGGAAATACCGTGCTGATACGCAGATCAATACCTCTCCGGGTATGTTTCAGGTAGGTGTACACACCATTCGTGACATGCATGACTATGGTGTGCTGGACATGACCGGCGTTATACGCAAGTCCAGCAACGTGGCGGCCAGCAAGATTGCGCTGTCACTGGAGCCGGAAACCCTGTGGGGATTTTTATCAGAGGCCGGTTTTGGTGTGTCCACAGGCAGCGGCTTTCCCGGTGAAGCGGATGGCCATATGGCCAACTACCATCGATGGCGCGATATCGAGCGCGCAACACTCGCTTACGGCTATGGGCTTTCTGTGACAGCGATGCAGCTGGCGCAGGCTTACAGCGTATTCGCAAATGATGGATATCGCGTGCCGGTAACCCTGTTGAAGCGAGAGCAGAAGCCGCTGCGTGAAGTGGTTTATTCGCCGGGAGTGGCGCGCAGCGTGCGAGGCATGATGGAGGCTGTGGTGCATAAGGGAGGGACCGCACCTAAGGCCGCTGTACCTGGATACCGGGTGGCAGGCAAAACCGGAACAGTGCACAAGTCCATAGCCGGTGGCTATGCGGAAGATAAATATATTTCAGTATTTGCCGGCATGGCGCCGGCCAGCAAACCGGAGCTGGTGATCGCCGTTGTGATCAATGAGCCACGTAATGGCGAGCATTTTGGCGGGCTGGTAGCCGGCCCGGCCTTCTCCCGCATCATGGCGGGCGCATTGCGCTTGCTTAACGTTACACCGGATGACATTCAGTTATTGCATACGCAGCGTGACAGGCAGGGGGGTCCGACATGA
- a CDS encoding UDP-N-acetylmuramoyl-L-alanyl-D-glutamate--2,6-diaminopimelate ligase codes for MMAAHASPHGVSLTDLLAGLADVSVSADVTVQGIATDSRSIQPGDLFLACRGLQVHGLEFLAQAVGQGAVAVVYDPEGCQGADALLANVPVPAIAVAGLARQLGEIADRFYAGPSRDMHVIGVTGTDGKTSVSHFIARALSRPGKPAGLLGTLGYGVYGDLSVPTHTTPDALRLQEELAALRDLGVTQLAMEVSSHALEQYRCAGVHFHTAVLTQLSRDHLDYHGSLKAYADAKRRLFRSPGLQCAVLNADDPFGQELAAGLADHVRVISWQARVDTKPLADEWLLLRSLSVLPQGMALSVDSSFGKAEFETRLLGDFNAENLLAALGALLASGLSLDDAVQRLSQVETVPGRMELFSESGRPNVVVDFAHTPAALEAVLKALRPHCKGELVCVFGAGGDRDTGKRPAMGAVAGHYADRVIITSDNPRHEKPQDIMTQIMAGITQPQCATRIEDRGAAIRAALSGAGKDDLVLIAGKGHEETQQIGDMKTVFSDRRFVAEWLRGGEA; via the coding sequence ATGATGGCGGCACATGCTTCTCCGCATGGCGTATCGCTCACTGACCTGTTGGCAGGGTTGGCTGATGTCAGTGTGTCTGCCGACGTCACTGTGCAGGGTATAGCGACAGACAGTCGTAGCATACAGCCTGGTGACCTGTTCCTGGCCTGTAGAGGATTGCAGGTGCATGGACTGGAGTTTCTGGCGCAGGCTGTCGGGCAGGGTGCCGTGGCAGTGGTTTATGACCCTGAAGGTTGTCAGGGCGCTGATGCCCTGCTCGCGAATGTTCCTGTGCCGGCCATAGCGGTTGCCGGGCTTGCCCGTCAGCTTGGTGAAATTGCCGACCGCTTCTATGCCGGACCCTCGCGTGACATGCATGTAATTGGCGTGACAGGTACGGATGGCAAGACATCGGTGAGCCATTTTATTGCCCGGGCCCTGTCGCGGCCGGGAAAGCCGGCCGGCCTGCTGGGGACACTGGGTTACGGTGTGTATGGCGACCTGAGTGTACCGACACATACCACACCGGATGCCTTGCGCCTGCAGGAAGAACTTGCAGCATTGCGCGACCTCGGTGTAACGCAACTTGCGATGGAAGTCTCATCGCATGCGCTGGAGCAGTATCGCTGCGCCGGCGTTCATTTTCATACCGCAGTGCTGACCCAGCTCAGCCGTGATCACCTTGATTACCACGGTAGCCTGAAGGCTTATGCCGATGCCAAGCGCCGCCTGTTCCGCTCGCCTGGGCTGCAGTGCGCCGTACTCAATGCTGATGACCCTTTCGGGCAAGAACTGGCGGCCGGACTGGCAGACCATGTTCGGGTCATCAGCTGGCAGGCGCGAGTTGATACAAAACCGCTGGCTGATGAGTGGCTGTTGCTACGTTCACTGTCTGTCTTGCCACAAGGTATGGCGCTGAGTGTGGACTCAAGCTTCGGCAAGGCGGAGTTTGAAACCCGGTTGCTGGGCGATTTCAATGCAGAAAATCTGCTTGCAGCGCTTGGTGCCCTGCTGGCTTCCGGTTTGTCGCTGGATGATGCCGTGCAACGGCTGTCGCAGGTGGAAACCGTGCCGGGACGAATGGAGTTGTTCAGTGAGTCGGGGCGCCCGAACGTCGTGGTTGATTTCGCGCATACCCCCGCTGCGCTCGAGGCCGTGTTAAAGGCGCTCCGCCCGCATTGCAAGGGTGAGCTGGTGTGTGTGTTTGGCGCTGGCGGAGACCGTGATACAGGCAAGCGTCCGGCGATGGGTGCTGTTGCCGGCCACTATGCGGACCGGGTCATTATAACCAGCGATAACCCGCGTCATGAGAAGCCGCAGGATATCATGACGCAGATTATGGCGGGTATAACGCAACCACAATGTGCAACCCGTATTGAAGATCGGGGTGCGGCGATTCGTGCTGCACTGTCGGGCGCTGGAAAAGACGACCTGGTGTTAATCGCAGGCAAGGGGCACGAAGAAACTCAGCAGATCGGTGATATGAAAACAGTCTTCAGCGACCGCCGTTTTGTAGCGGAGTGGCTGAGAGGTGGCGAGGCATGA
- a CDS encoding UDP-N-acetylmuramoyl-tripeptide--D-alanyl-D-alanine ligase produces the protein MMSMPLSEVARVLKGVLHGENVTFTGLSTDTRTICEGNLFVALQGPNFDGHDYLQQAQHEGAVAAAVSHVVQMPLPQVEVEDTRHALGQLAAYWRSRFELPVVAVTGSNGKTSVREMIAAILRSCGETLVTRGNLNNDIGVPLTLSGLSEVHRYAVIELGANHPGEIAYLADIVKPTVAVVNNAAEAHLEGFGDLDGVARGKGELFERLPDSAVCIINADDAYAGLWLSLAGSRKVITFGLEADADVRASWQGDLDGSDIRLQTLSGDVAFRLPLPGRHNVMNALAASAAAIALELSPETIARGLSSMQAVGGRWQPRKGLQGARLIDDTYNANPGSLAVALELLADSNDECWLVLGDMGELGDAGEALHRQMGEYARNAGLHYLFALGSLAAVAAETFGAGGEAFESQDTLVSRLREQLHPGVTILVKGSRAMHMERVVDALCEHSGEAA, from the coding sequence ATGATGAGTATGCCGCTATCCGAAGTCGCCCGTGTGTTGAAAGGCGTTTTGCATGGAGAGAACGTCACTTTTACCGGCCTGAGCACGGATACTCGCACGATCTGTGAAGGAAATTTGTTCGTGGCTCTACAGGGGCCGAATTTTGATGGCCATGATTACTTGCAACAAGCGCAGCATGAAGGCGCGGTGGCAGCGGCCGTCAGTCATGTTGTACAAATGCCATTGCCGCAGGTCGAGGTCGAGGATACACGTCATGCGCTGGGTCAGCTGGCGGCGTACTGGCGATCACGGTTCGAGCTGCCGGTTGTTGCCGTGACAGGTAGTAATGGCAAAACCTCGGTCAGGGAAATGATTGCAGCGATTTTGCGTTCCTGTGGTGAAACGCTGGTGACGCGTGGGAACCTGAATAATGATATCGGTGTGCCGTTGACGCTGTCCGGATTGTCCGAAGTACACCGCTATGCAGTGATAGAGCTTGGCGCCAATCATCCGGGAGAAATTGCTTACCTGGCGGATATCGTCAAACCCACTGTTGCAGTGGTTAATAACGCCGCGGAGGCGCACCTGGAAGGCTTTGGTGATCTGGATGGCGTTGCGCGCGGAAAAGGCGAGTTATTTGAGCGCTTGCCTGATAGTGCTGTTTGCATCATCAATGCAGATGATGCCTATGCCGGGTTGTGGTTATCGCTGGCCGGTTCGCGCAAGGTGATTACCTTCGGTCTTGAAGCTGATGCGGATGTGCGTGCCAGCTGGCAGGGAGATCTGGATGGCAGTGATATCAGGCTTCAAACGCTGTCCGGTGATGTAGCGTTCCGGTTGCCGCTGCCGGGTCGGCACAATGTCATGAATGCGCTGGCCGCGAGTGCGGCTGCGATTGCGCTGGAGTTGTCGCCTGAAACTATTGCGCGTGGCTTGTCTTCCATGCAGGCCGTTGGAGGCCGTTGGCAGCCGCGCAAGGGTTTGCAGGGTGCGCGACTGATTGATGATACCTATAACGCGAATCCGGGTTCACTTGCTGTTGCGCTGGAGTTGCTTGCTGACAGTAATGATGAATGCTGGCTTGTGCTGGGTGACATGGGTGAGCTTGGAGATGCCGGTGAAGCCTTGCACCGGCAGATGGGTGAGTATGCACGTAACGCAGGTCTGCACTATCTGTTTGCACTGGGCTCACTGGCGGCTGTCGCTGCAGAGACTTTTGGTGCAGGTGGTGAAGCCTTTGAGTCGCAGGATACGCTGGTAAGTCGCTTGCGTGAGCAGTTGCATCCAGGTGTCACCATACTGGTCAAGGGGTCACGTGCCATGCATATGGAGCGTGTCGTCGATGCCTTGTGCGAACACAGCGGGGAGGCGGCCTGA
- the mraY gene encoding phospho-N-acetylmuramoyl-pentapeptide-transferase, producing MLVYLADYLSQFHSGFNVFQYLTLRAILGVLTALLLSFVVGPVMIRQLSFRQIGQQVRDDGPESHLSKAGTPTMGGALILVAIAVSTLLWADLGNRYIWVVLLVTLSFGAIGWVDDYRKIVYGNSKGLSAAAKYSWQSLAAIITGLYLYYAAQSPVETELIVPFFKDVAVPLGLWYIVLVYFVVVGSSNAVNLTDGLDGLAILPTVLIAGALAVFVYATGNVYYAKYLGIPYIREVGEVVVFCGAIVGAGLGFLWFNAYPAQVFMGDVGALALGAALGTVAVLVRQELVYFLMAGVFVMETVSVILQVASFKLTGRRIFRMAPLHHHFELKGWPEPRVIVRFWIITVILVLSGLATLKLR from the coding sequence ATGCTGGTCTATCTCGCCGATTACCTGAGCCAGTTCCATAGTGGTTTCAACGTCTTCCAGTACCTGACCTTGCGCGCCATTCTGGGTGTGCTGACAGCATTGTTACTGTCTTTCGTGGTCGGTCCTGTGATGATCCGTCAGTTGAGTTTTCGTCAGATCGGGCAGCAAGTGAGGGATGACGGCCCCGAGTCACATCTGTCCAAGGCCGGTACACCGACCATGGGGGGTGCGCTGATCCTGGTAGCAATAGCGGTCTCTACACTTTTATGGGCCGACCTTGGTAATCGTTACATCTGGGTTGTGTTGCTGGTCACATTGAGTTTCGGCGCCATCGGCTGGGTCGATGATTACCGCAAGATTGTCTACGGTAACAGCAAGGGGTTGTCTGCAGCAGCAAAATACAGCTGGCAGTCACTGGCGGCAATCATTACAGGCCTGTATCTGTACTACGCTGCACAGTCCCCGGTGGAAACAGAGTTGATCGTGCCTTTCTTCAAGGACGTGGCGGTGCCACTTGGCCTCTGGTACATCGTGCTGGTTTATTTCGTGGTGGTCGGTTCCAGTAATGCGGTTAACCTGACTGATGGCCTTGATGGGCTGGCAATTCTGCCCACTGTACTGATTGCCGGTGCGCTGGCCGTGTTTGTGTATGCCACAGGTAATGTCTACTACGCCAAATACCTTGGCATTCCCTACATTCGTGAGGTGGGTGAAGTCGTGGTGTTTTGTGGCGCGATCGTCGGCGCCGGACTTGGTTTCCTGTGGTTCAACGCCTATCCCGCGCAGGTTTTCATGGGAGATGTAGGTGCCCTGGCGCTGGGCGCGGCACTTGGCACAGTTGCGGTCCTGGTGCGCCAGGAGCTGGTGTATTTTCTGATGGCCGGTGTGTTCGTCATGGAGACCGTGTCGGTCATTCTGCAGGTGGCGTCATTCAAATTAACCGGGCGGCGTATTTTCCGCATGGCGCCGCTGCATCACCACTTTGAACTCAAAGGCTGGCCGGAGCCACGCGTTATTGTGCGCTTCTGGATTATCACGGTAATCCTGGTGCTGAGCGGTCTGGCGACGCTGAAGTTGCGCTGA